CTCGGTCACGCCGGCGGGAAGCGGCTCGTCAGGGTCGTCGAACACCATGCCGTGCATGCTGAGCTTGCCGCCGCGCGGCTCCTCGCGCCGTCCGATGCTCTCGAGCAGCTCCAGCGACGGGTACATCAGCGCGTAGAAGTCCGAGTCGCGATAGCTCGGGTCGCGCTCGTACAGCACGACCCGCGACGGATCGCGCTCGTACAGCCAGCGGCGCATCTCGGTGAAGCCGTCTCCCGACATGCTCTCGTTCGCGAGCGACCAGACCACGATGCTCGGGTGGTTCTTGTCGCGCTCGACCGTGCGGCGGAGGCGATCCACGATCGCCTCGCGCCACTCCGGCAGCGCCGGTGGATTGTGCTCCCAGCCCTCGTAGATGAAGCCGTGGGTCTCCAGGTCGACCTCGAGGACCACCCACAGCCCGTACACGTCGCACAGGCGCAGGAACTCGGGGTGCGGCGGGTAGTGGCTCGTGCGGACGGAGTCGATGTTCGCGCGCTTCATCATCACGATGTCCTGGATCATCGTCTCGCGATCGAGCGTTCGCCCGGTGTCCGGGTGGTGCTCGTGGCGGTTCACTCCCCGGAACGTGAGCGCGCTCCCGTTCGCGCGCAGCACGCCGTCGACGATCTCGACGCGACGGAATCCGACAGCGAGCTCGACCGTCTCTCCCGCCGCCCGCAGGGTGCCACGGTAGAGACGGGGGATGTCGGCGCTCCAGGGCTCCACGGAGACGGTCGCGGTCTCCCCCGCCGGCATCTCGATCCCCAGCTCGGGGATCACGACGACCGCATCGATCGAGGCGTCGACGCGCAGGGTGCCGAGGCCGGTGACGTGGTCGTAGTCGGCGTGCACGAAGTGGTCATCGATCGCGCCCGTCGGCCGCGAGATCAGCTCGACGTCGCGGAAGATGCCGGGCAGCCACCACATGTCCTGGTCCTCGAGGTAGGTGCCAGCCGACCAGCGGTGCACCCGCACCGCGAGCACGTTCCGGCCGGCGCGCACGGGGGCGTCGAACTCGAACGGCAGCCGGCTGCCCGTCGACCAGCCCAGCTCCTCGCCGTTCAGCCAGACCTTCGCGCACGAGTCCACGCCCTGGAACCGCAGCACCGCAGGGCCGAAGTCGGCGGGGACGTCGAAGACCAGGCGGTAGTCGCCCGTCGGGTTCTCGGTCGACACGTACGGCGGATCGAGCGGGATCGGGTAGGCCGTGTTCGTGTAGAGCGGCCCCTCCTCCGTGCCGAGCATGCGGCGCGCGGGGCCGCCGACGAGCGGGGTGAAGGCCTCGAGGACCCAGTGCGAGGGGACGCGCATCTCGTCCCAGTCGGTGTCGTCGAAGTCCGTCGCGACGAAGCCGTGACCCGTCCCGGCGGCGGTCGGGGACAGCCGGAAGCGCCAGGTGCCGTTGAGGCTGAGGACCGCGGCGTCGCTCACGGCATCCGCGCGCGGCGCACGCCGACCGGCACCGGGCAGAGTGCTCTCCCAGTAGCGACCGGTCATTCGTCGGCTCCGTACCCGCTGTCGTCGATGGGCGACGGCGCGGGTCCGAGAGCGGCGAGCTCATCCCACACCGCGTCGGGGATGGACGTGGCCGCGAGCCGCAGGAGGGCGTCGAGTCGCTCGGGCGAGGAGACGCCGACAACCGTGCCGTCGATCATCTCCTCGCGCAGGGAGAGGGCGAGGGCGACGGCCGGCAGGGAGACCGCATGACGGGCGCACACGAGGTCCGCCTGCGCGGTCCAGTCGCGAAGAGCATCGGATGCCGGCCGGTAGTGGTACCGCGCACCCTCTCTCGGCCCTCGTGCCAGCAGATCGCCGCCGAACGGCGCCGCGTTGAAGACGCGCCGGCCGCGCTCGTGCGCGTCGCGGAACATCGATGCGGCGCTGCGATCGACGAGCGTGTAGCGGTTGTGGCAGAGCACCGCGTCGAACAGCTCGCTGTCGAGATAGCGCTGCAGCAGGGGAACGGGGCCGGCGGCGATGCCGATCGCGGCCGCCACGCCCTCGTCGCGCAGTCGCACGAGCGCGGAGACCGCTCCGCCGGGCGCGAGAGCATCACGGACCGTGACGACGTACGGATCGTGCAGGTGCAGCAGTGGCACCGCGTCGACGCCGAGTCGCCCTAGACTCTCCTCCACCGAGCGCAGCACGCGGTCGGCGTCGAAGCGACCGGTCTCCGGATCGCGATCGACCTTCGTGAGGATCCGGCGGGCTGCCGAGGTGCGCTCCTCGGGAGTCATGGCCGCGAGCGCCCGTCCGAGGATGCGCTCGGATGATCCGCCGGAGTAGTTGTTGGAGGTGTCGATGAGGTGTCCGCTGCGCAGCAGCACCAGGGCGGTCTCGACCGCGGCCTCCTCGTCGCCGGAGCCGAGCCCCGAGGTGCCGAGCACCAGAACAGTCGGCCGCTGCCGGGACGTCATCGTGGGATCTCCTCGCCGCGAGTGCTACGGTCGGTTCTGAACCGTTTCAGCGCAAGTTTATTCATAGGAGAATTCACATGTCAACGGCATCCGCACCGAGTCTGATCGCGTCAGGAGCCGAACTCGAGCGCCTCGCCGACGGCGCCGAGTGGAGCGAAGGCCCGATCTGGCTGCCCGCGATCCGACGACTGCGCTGGAGCGACATCCCGAACGATCGCATCCTCGAGTGGGATGCGGCCACCGGCGAGGTCTCGACCTTCCGCCAGCCCGCCGAGTACACGAACGGGCGCGCACTGGACCACGAGGGCCGGGTCGTGCAGTGCAGCCACGGCCGACGCGCGATCGAGCGCGAGGGAGCGGCAGGACCCGAGGTGATCGTCGACCGCTGGAGCGGCGGCCGGTTCAACTCCCCGAACGATCTCGCCGTGGCAGCCGACGGGGCGATCTGGTTCACGGATCCGCCGTACGGCATCCACCCCAGCGGTCGCGAAGGACACCCGGGCACCTCCGAGTACGACGCCTGCTTCGTGTTCCGCTGGGATCCCATCACCGGCGAGGCGGAACCGGTCGTCTCGACCATGGTGCATCCCAACGGCATCGCGTTCTCCCCCGACGGCTCCCGGCTCTACGTCGCCGACACGGGGTTCTACGCCGACCACCCGGAGGCCCAGCAGGTCCTCGTGTTCGAGGTCGACGGGGCGACGGTCGTCGGCGACGGACGGGAGTTCGCGAAGCCGCCGATCGGTGCCTCCGACGGGTTCGCGGTCGACCGCGAGGGCCGGCTCTGGAGCTCGGCCGGCGACGGGATCTACGTCTACGCACCGGACGGCGAGCTGCTCCACCACGTCGCCGTACCCGAGACCGTCTCGAACTGCACGTTCGGCGGCGACGACGGCCAGGACCTCTTCATCACGGCCTCGACGAGCCTCTACCGGATCCGCACCACGACGACCGCGGTCTGAGCGATGTTCACCTACGCCGCCTACAACGCCGCTCCGGCCGAGCTCGCCGCTTCCGCGCAGGAGGAAGGCGAGTGGTACCGCCTCCTCCGCGCGGAACCGCTCATCGGCGGGCTCGAACTCGGATTCCTGCACGGCCTGCATCCGCGCGGCGTCGAGCGACTCCGCTCCCTGCTCGATCCCGGATGGCGGAACATCGTCACCGCGATGCCGCACACGCTCGCGATCGTCGCCGAGGACCGCTCCTATGGACTCGCCTCCGCCGACGCGGGCGGTCGCCGTCGCGCCGTCGACGACGTGGCACGGCTGCACGACGAGGTCTTCGCGCTGCGTGCGGCGCTCGGTCCGCTCGCCGTGACCGCGGTCGAGCTGCAGTCCGCTCCCCTGGCCGCGACCGGAGCAGCGGGCGGCACGCACCTCGCCGCGTCGCTCACCGAGATCGCCGGCTGGGACTGGGCCGACGTGCGGCTTCTGGTCGAGCACTCGGATGCGTCGACGTCGACCCACCCTCCGGCCAAGGGGTGGCTGTCGCTGGACGACGAGATCGACGCCGTGCGCACGGCCACCGAGCGCAGCGGCGCCGCCATCGGCCAGGCCGTCAACTGGGGCCGCTCGGTCATCGAGACGCGCATGCCGCGCGGTGCCGTCGAGCACCTCGAGCGGCTGCGTGCGGCGGGGACGCTCTGGGGCTTCACCGTGTCCGGCGTGTCGGACCAGGCCACTTCGCGCAGCCTTCCGTGGGAGGACGTTCATCTGGCCGTCGCCGACGTCGACCCGGAGTCGCTCCTCACCGCGGCGGCTCTCGCCGATGCCGTGGCCGTCGCGAAGCCGGCGAGCCTCCGACAGGTGGGGGTGAAGGTCGGGGCGCCGGCGGCACCGACGAACCTCGCCGAGAGACTGGCACCCGGCCTCGGCACGCTGCGGACTCTGGCCGGAGCCTGGTCGCACGTCGCCCCGAGCCCATGACGGGCCTCGATAGGCGAAGGCGCGGCTCCGGGAGCCGCCTAGGGGGCCGAGTGCTGTGCCGCCGCGTACTCCTCGCGCCACAGGTGGGCGGGCTCGAATCCGAGCCGGTCGCGCGCCTTGTCGATCGACATCAGGGTCTCGAACTCGCCGAGCCCTTCCCGCAGCGGGACCCCCGGGTAGTTGCGCGCCGCGTACTCGGCGGTCGGCATCGACGCCCCGGAGTCGGACGCCGCGACGTTGTAGACCTCGAAGCCGGGGGACGCGTGCTCGAGCGCGAGGGCGACGGCGGTGGCCGCATCGCGCGCGTCGACGTAGGTGCCGAGCAGGTCGCGGCGGTAGTCGGCGGCACCGGCCCGCTCGAACGTCGCGTACTCCCCTTCCGCGACGACGTTGGTGAACCGCAGCGCGGTGATGCTCGTCCCCTCGACCCAGTGCACGAGCTGTGCGGCGATCGCCTCCTCGGCGACCTTGCCCAGCGCGTACGTGTTGTTCGCCTCGACGTACCCCTCGTCCACCGGAAGCGACGTCAGATTCGCGAAGTCGGGGAAGCCCATCGCCGTGATGCTCGATGCCTGCACGATGGTGCGGATGCCGGCGCGGAGGGCGCCGTGGAGCACATGGAACGTGGCGTTCATGTTGTTCGTGAACGTGGCGGCATCAGGGACGAGTCCGTTCACGGGCAGCGCGGCGAGATGCACGAGGGCGTCGAAGCCGTCGTGGCGGGCCGTGACGCCGAGCAGCGCGTCGAGCACCTGCCCGTAGTCCTGCAGATCCACCCGGACGAAGCCGAACCCCGGCTCGCCGACGATGTCGAATCCCACGACCTCGTGGCCGTCGGCGCGCAGCCGCTCCACGGTGGCACGCCCGAGCTTTCCCGAACTGCCGGTGACGACGACGCGCATGGGGATCCTTTCGTTCCCCCTATCCTCCCGCCTACACTTGAAACGTGTCAATTCATCCGCGATGATCGAGACACACCCCGATCTGGAGACTCATGAGCATCGTCGTCGCTGCGCCCACGTTCGAGCACCACCGCCACGCCCTCGGCATCGGCGAATCCGCTCCCCGCATCTCCTGGAAGACGCAGGCGCCGGCGGGATGGAGGCAGGCGTCATACGAACTCGAGGTGACACGCGGCGACGAGGTGTCCACCACCTCCGCCACCGACGACGACTCGGTCCTGCGCGCGTGGCCGTCGCATCCGCTCGCCTCGCGGGAACGCGCGGTCGTGCGCGTCCGTGTCTCGGGCGACGACGGCTCGATCTCGGACTGGAGCGAACCCGCCGCGGTCGAGACGGGGCTGCTCGAGCCCGGGGACTGGTCGGCGATGGCCGTCGGCGCGAACTGGAACGAGAACCCGCTCAGCGACGAGCGCCGTCCATCCGTGCTGCGGCGGGACTTCGCCGCGCGAGGAGGGCTCGTGTCGGCCCGCCTCTACGTCACCGCGCACGGCGTCTACGAGGTCGAGATCAACGGCAACCGTGTCGGCGACGATGCGATGTCCCCCGGCTGGACGCCGTACCGGCAGAAGCTCCGCTACTACACCTACGACGTGACCGACGCGATCGACGAGGGGCCCAACGCCATCGGGGCCTGGCTCGGCGACGGCTGGTACCGCGGACGCATGGGCTGGCGCGGAGGCTTCCGCAACGTCTTCGGCACCGACCTCTCGCTGCTGGCGCAGCTGGAGCTGCGCTACAGCGACGGCTCGACCGAGACGATCGTGACGGACGGCGACTGGCGTGCGGCGCCGAGCCCGATCCTGCACACCGGGAACTACGACGGCGAGACCTACGACGCGCGCGTCGCCGCCGAGATCGCGGGCTGGTCGCGTCCGGGCTTCGACGCCGCCGGCTGGTCCCGGGTCGTCGCGGCCCATCGCGACCCCGCGACCCTCACCGCCCCGGAGGGCCCGCCCGTCCGCTGCACGCAGGAGGT
This genomic interval from Microbacterium sp. LWH11-1.2 contains the following:
- a CDS encoding NAD(P)-dependent oxidoreductase, which gives rise to MRVVVTGSSGKLGRATVERLRADGHEVVGFDIVGEPGFGFVRVDLQDYGQVLDALLGVTARHDGFDALVHLAALPVNGLVPDAATFTNNMNATFHVLHGALRAGIRTIVQASSITAMGFPDFANLTSLPVDEGYVEANNTYALGKVAEEAIAAQLVHWVEGTSITALRFTNVVAEGEYATFERAGAADYRRDLLGTYVDARDAATAVALALEHASPGFEVYNVAASDSGASMPTAEYAARNYPGVPLREGLGEFETLMSIDKARDRLGFEPAHLWREEYAAAQHSAP
- a CDS encoding aldo/keto reductase — translated: MTSRQRPTVLVLGTSGLGSGDEEAAVETALVLLRSGHLIDTSNNYSGGSSERILGRALAAMTPEERTSAARRILTKVDRDPETGRFDADRVLRSVEESLGRLGVDAVPLLHLHDPYVVTVRDALAPGGAVSALVRLRDEGVAAAIGIAAGPVPLLQRYLDSELFDAVLCHNRYTLVDRSAASMFRDAHERGRRVFNAAPFGGDLLARGPREGARYHYRPASDALRDWTAQADLVCARHAVSLPAVALALSLREEMIDGTVVGVSSPERLDALLRLAATSIPDAVWDELAALGPAPSPIDDSGYGADE
- a CDS encoding SMP-30/gluconolactonase/LRE family protein, translated to MSTASAPSLIASGAELERLADGAEWSEGPIWLPAIRRLRWSDIPNDRILEWDAATGEVSTFRQPAEYTNGRALDHEGRVVQCSHGRRAIEREGAAGPEVIVDRWSGGRFNSPNDLAVAADGAIWFTDPPYGIHPSGREGHPGTSEYDACFVFRWDPITGEAEPVVSTMVHPNGIAFSPDGSRLYVADTGFYADHPEAQQVLVFEVDGATVVGDGREFAKPPIGASDGFAVDREGRLWSSAGDGIYVYAPDGELLHHVAVPETVSNCTFGGDDGQDLFITASTSLYRIRTTTTAV
- a CDS encoding DUF4862 family protein, with the protein product MFTYAAYNAAPAELAASAQEEGEWYRLLRAEPLIGGLELGFLHGLHPRGVERLRSLLDPGWRNIVTAMPHTLAIVAEDRSYGLASADAGGRRRAVDDVARLHDEVFALRAALGPLAVTAVELQSAPLAATGAAGGTHLAASLTEIAGWDWADVRLLVEHSDASTSTHPPAKGWLSLDDEIDAVRTATERSGAAIGQAVNWGRSVIETRMPRGAVEHLERLRAAGTLWGFTVSGVSDQATSRSLPWEDVHLAVADVDPESLLTAAALADAVAVAKPASLRQVGVKVGAPAAPTNLAERLAPGLGTLRTLAGAWSHVAPSP
- a CDS encoding glycoside hydrolase family 2 TIM barrel-domain containing protein, which produces MTGRYWESTLPGAGRRAPRADAVSDAAVLSLNGTWRFRLSPTAAGTGHGFVATDFDDTDWDEMRVPSHWVLEAFTPLVGGPARRMLGTEEGPLYTNTAYPIPLDPPYVSTENPTGDYRLVFDVPADFGPAVLRFQGVDSCAKVWLNGEELGWSTGSRLPFEFDAPVRAGRNVLAVRVHRWSAGTYLEDQDMWWLPGIFRDVELISRPTGAIDDHFVHADYDHVTGLGTLRVDASIDAVVVIPELGIEMPAGETATVSVEPWSADIPRLYRGTLRAAGETVELAVGFRRVEIVDGVLRANGSALTFRGVNRHEHHPDTGRTLDRETMIQDIVMMKRANIDSVRTSHYPPHPEFLRLCDVYGLWVVLEVDLETHGFIYEGWEHNPPALPEWREAIVDRLRRTVERDKNHPSIVVWSLANESMSGDGFTEMRRWLYERDPSRVVLYERDPSYRDSDFYALMYPSLELLESIGRREEPRGGKLSMHGMVFDDPDEPLPAGVTEAEEERRRGLPFLLVEYAHAMGNGPGGLQDYWRVLRAYDRLCGGFVWEWIDHGINAVDADGHAFVLQSEDIDYEPRGGRFSLDGLVLSDRTPKPALAELAKAHEVIDIEVGERVRIANERHAADTSDLGFRWSVEADGRVVASGVLDVPPIARGERVETAIPDAAASALRATDAVLTVEAALAAETLWAPEGHVIAWGQKVAEPVEEAARPGRGIAAVASRDGDVIRVGEASFDAATGRLIRLGDLPIDGPWIDLYRAPTENDRGQGDNNNLAAVWHATGLHRLLHRVDDVALDGERLVVRGRTAPRTHPHGIAWTMTWVPDGEGVRLDTTVDFVGPWADTPFKHRDIWAPRLGLRFALPAAADRVAWFGRGPEETYVDSVDGARVGRFERTIDALQTPYPIPQENGNHTQTRWLELSAEGMPTLRVDGEPFDFTARRWTSEQLEAARRPSELVAGDRVWLNLDHGQQGIGSASVGPALPERYRVPRERTAWSVRLSVV